In Mytilus edulis chromosome 3, xbMytEdul2.2, whole genome shotgun sequence, the genomic window atattttgaaacatatacATAATGCTTAGGGTCACAAAAGGGTCAAAATAGCGTGAATCCTacatctatatgtggaagtttactgatgttgttttttttcacaagcaggggcatctgtggcacattgacatattttacatttatttaagtaagcaGTTTCtttacttccattgaattctACTTCTAGaattaacttgtatatttttcaggatctcggtgcagtttgaTAACAGACAACGATATTTCAAGTTACATGTGACCACcataacaaagtgtttcactagattgagctctctttttgagtgtactttaaaggttctttgcatcgagttcagtttattgatatgtgtataccttctgtgtgaatttttaagATGTAAAAACAGACTATCTATATCtgcatgtccatgaaatgaaatgaaattataagGTAACATGATTAAAACATTTTGCATTACCTATCACAACTGTACTAAAGCAGTACATGTTCTCTCTAATGGGGGTCTTGTttggggttctgatcccggatcccgcttactgttttgtcagattcccgtatcccgcttacactatgtacgtaagcaattcatattttttgtaaattaccGTGTCCTGCAAGACTTcaattcccgttttcacggcacaataatttgactttcacttGTAACGCGTACAAAAAGtcagcaatcccgcgtcacgcttagaccccaatgagacccactcaaATTTTTCACGGAAATTAAATgatttagttttcatttgaacctaacattcttaaaaattgagaatgaatatgtggaatatgtaaaagagacagtaacatgacaaaagagcagaaagcagtcgaAGGCCCCTAATGGGTCTTCGACAAAGCGTGAAAATTTCTCgaccggaggcgggcttcagatggTCCATAAACaaagtgtgtactagttcaaactccaaaacataaaactgaacttacaattaaaaacatacaagatcaACGAAAAACAGAGACTCATGACTTGTCGTCAAGGTAATCATGCCAAGAGACACACCCAATATGCagaggtcaagagtcaaaaagtcatagtctggtcaagagttccTTATCAAAAAAACACAAAGCAGATTTTGAGGAAAGGATAGTCGTgctacacaaaactaacaaatatatctttatatctaaaatagatataataagatgtgatataagtgccaatcagacaattcctcatttaattcaaacaaaatatacaagttgtacaTTGTGGCAATAGGTCAAGCTCACATGACGTTTCTATTGCCACTAGACTCaccatcttatgacaatacatctacatgccacatattcaaaagcaaggtcaattgaaaattatattttgaggtcaagATAATATACACACTGTATCCCGATGACACATCAAACGTGCATAGgccaagagtcaaaaagtcatattcTGGTCAATAGTTCCATGTCAAAAATATACACAGCAGTCATGCACGAAAGTtcatcatggtacacgtaacaatgtcttatgtcatgatgcactacacaaACCTAGGTCAGATACggaaacacaagacatataacaAAACTCAATGGAACGGTACTTGTacaggtcactacaattgccttcaaaatagaacataaactctcgcaaaactgcaaaattaaaaCCGTCTTTCACAAAAAGTTTAACAGGATTCTTTGCAAAGATTATCTTACCACTATCAATTGAGAATCGAGTCAtgcagttatgtcaataaattaaaacggtaagcACTAAAACTAGGGTTTACCATTTATTTCAAACCTAGCCATGTGATAGTTCTATAGtaaacacatgatacagtcatgaaatttaatatttgcaatagtacgaccagaacaatacaagacagagaaACAAATGAAAGTAATGATACACACAAATTTTAAATCACAATGCACAAAtaaggaaccgtagttttcattcaatttatttatgtaaaatgtacgcttgtaaattaataaataaaccactcatttaaaaaaaaaaaaccattatgtGAGAAAAATAAGACTTTTATGATACTCAAATTTGAACCAATGAAACCAACAGAAAGAAAGAAATATACGTACAAAAATTTATATGAACTATTTCGTATTTTAGCTTTAAGAGaccaccagccaagtagtcatcacttcggtgtttacatgaatatcaattttatggtcattttataaatttcctgttacaacactttcattttttcgagaaactatggattttcttatccaaggaatatattaccttagccgtatttggcagaaccttttaaaattttgggtcctcaatgctcttcaacattgtacttatttaaatttggctttttaactattttgatcagagcgtcactgatgagtcttatgtagacgaaacacgcgtcccggcgtattaaattataatcctggtacttttgataactattggaacTTTTCTTACACATATATATTATGTTAATCCTGTTATGATCACATTCCATTAACAAAAATAGAAAGTAAGTTAGTAAGTGAGGAACTCCATAGTTCATTGTAATAGTTCCACAGTCTAATATACATCATcatatacaatatgaaaaatctttaaagccaaattaaatttTAGCTTTTAAGAAATATGAGacaatttaataatttttaaaacataaagatatgctatgtaaaatgaatatttaaataataacagTTTTCATATGATACCAAAACCTTTGTAATGCATGTTGAAAACAGAGAGGTGATAGGATCCTTCAAAATTATCGCACAAAAGAAGTATTGAGGTAACAAAAGTTGTCatcaaatctcataaatcgagTAAGGAGTTGAAACTGAATGTAAAATCAGGGTATTCTGTCCTGAAGAAGAGAGACAGTCAGGATGTGTTGACAGAGAAGCGTCTCCTGCTTTGAACGCAAAAATGCAAATCGGGATTGAacttctttgaaattttaaacagAATAACTCTCTAGATAAAGACCTGCAAGGCTGTTAACAATGTATTTCCAACATATATAAAAGAGCTACAAATGATCAATAGAtggaatttttaaaaaaacattttcattctcTTCTTTCGGTATTTAGTCAGGTTTTGGTTGCCAAActgcaataattaaaataatataagactaGAAAAAAACTGGACAAGAACAAATTTATTTCTACAATTGTGATGGATCTATCTAAGCATTTGCAATAGAAACATTTAGAATAATTCACAGAGAACGTCCGAGCTACCTTCATGATTTGATCACAGGAAACAGCAGTACTCTTTAGAACTACTAGGTATGGCTGAAAATCGTTTCGCTATAATGCTGCACAAATTTGGAATGAGCTGCCGAACCATTGTCGAATGGaaacatcttgtgatcaatttaaaAATTGGTTCAGACATAGGATCAGAATAACATCTCATACCAGTGTAGTGCAGGAATAAAATGTTTATGCCtgagtttctttctttttttgtgtgaCCATTTCATTTTTTCTGTCTTATCATTAACTATAGCTTTTTTAAGTGCTTACTATGCTTTTAACTTTCAAATGTCATCTATAGTATCTTATTATGCACTATATATTATTATTGTgttgttttaatgatttttgtatATGTGTATACATTTAGTCGATTTGAAATACTCAACAGAGCTTTTGTAAATGTAATGTATTgaatatcgactctaaataaaactttgaatcttgaatcttgagTGATTAACCTCCCCACTAACATGTAAAAAACATGTAGCTAGACCACAAAAAATGTTTGCGTACAGAACTACAAACTGATGGAATATTGCTATCTAACAGATTGAAAGAATCGATTAGTGATAGTTTCGTGTACACACTCGTTTCAAAATCGGACGGGAGCTTTTCAGACTTTCTGCTCGGCAATCACGCAGATATATgtgacattttaaaacaaaagcaTCGTTTGGAGGTTTTTAACGAAGGATTTTCCTTGTCTTAAATGCTGTAGACTGTGAAGACTTCTTAATCCAAAATATTAAGTGACATTTTGAATTTGGTGAATTCAAAATTTGATGTATCAATCTCTTACAGGGAATAAagtatgatgatgatgatgttaTATGTCTCATTGACGGACACCTttcattatcgctattttacgaaatgtACCtatgatcttactgactgatactttcctttctcagcacagtagagtaatatgaaaaattatcgctagaaactaagtgCGCACAATGATATCGACAACGTCATCAAAGGTAAAATagcgattgcttttctcacttccGCCGTGCCGGCTTACGTGATCATTGATAAACTAAAATTATTCGATATACTTAAACaatcttatatgtatatattttttgtctgttgatctttttcttctttagtcatgcgttgtcagtttattttcaatatatgagttttactgtccctctggtatctttcgcctctattTCAATACACAAAAATGTATGGGTATCCTAAGCTATTTTTAGATTTATATCCAATGTATTACATATAAAGCCCTGCATCAAATGTGGAAACAGAGTGAAAAAAAGATAAACGGACATTTTGTAATCATCTGAATAATTTattctccttttatatatttgatttaaatcttCAAATAGAATCATACAGGCGAAGGATTTAATAACAATGTGGTCATTTGTCATTTTTATCAAGCAAAACTAATTAGACCATCCTTCTTTAAATAAGAATCTTAATGTCATATCGAAACTaattaaagtataaaatatttttgttttgataaggTTTTGTGCAGCTTAATTTTCAGAGAAATTAAAACTGTCCAATATTTTTCAACAACACACAATTCtctaaataacaaaaacattttgaaatgacGTAAAATCCCCTTTGGAAAAGCTTCTAGCCAGAAATATATCTTCACATCAACAGAGACAACTCAAAAATTGCTTGCAATAACTGAAGGCAAACTGATGAAGCTGTCTACTAACAAATATCTCAttgttgttacatttgtaatacatCATATggtaagtttttgttttataagaatatttggatttttaaatgaatacaaaacgAAATacatgccaatgagacaactatccagaagaGACCAAACGCCACAGGATGTTACATCTATATGTCACTTTACGGCCTACGACAAAGTTCATGCCACAAAGTCTGCTGTAAAACGTCCCgcaatgaaaaatgtaaaacaattcaattgaggaGACTAACGGCTTTTTTGTgttcaaaataatgaacgaaaaacaaatatttaacacagcaTCAAAAGATAACAACTAAATTAAAGGCtgctggcttgggacaggcacagcaTCAAAAGATAACAACTAAATTAAAGGCtgctggcttgggacaggcacagcaTCAAAAGATAACAACTAAATTAAAGGCtgctggcttgggacaggcacagccTCAAAAGATAACAACTAAATTAAAGGCtgctggcttgggacaggcacagcaTCAAAAGATAACAACTAAATTAAAGGCttctggcttgggacaggcacatacagattggatttttttaatgatacaacCGATTGGGTCGACATACATCAAATCTCTTCACTGTAACACATGAAACTATCTAACATTACATAGtccatttattgaaaaaaatatagcaaattaTTTAAtgtaacatatttataaagaaaattaaagcAAATTGTTAACTGgaatatatttataaagaaaattaagtaAAACGTTTCATATACTAGTATGCTTCATGGAACTGAAACATCTATGAACCTttcatgattgattgttggttgcttaacgtcaagtggcaaatatttcatgcatattcaggacgagaacaagttcacaataaatacaataggtaggttgttgtaatagaggccatctaggatgatggtcggggaaatttggactgccactggaaaatgagggtatattggatcgggacagaaatttggccttgcaacaggccacctacggacccctcaaagagttgttgcaagggttcttcaCGTGCAAAGAGcttggcactctctttacacgaggcatcggatttaacgtcccccatctgaccggacgtgactgcgaacttgatacatcccgcacagccaaacggacgcccaacttcagcaagcgttttactgccggtcgggagaagaccaagtgaccatatttctataccccagtcacccttgggggtatATGAATCTTTCATCAATAGTGTTTACAAACAGTATTGATGTATTCGTATGGGCCCCTTAGCAGAGTTGCTTGTAATGGTATAAATTTCAGATAATGAAATGAGAAAAGATCATTGTTATTCCAAATGATAGAAAAAACATAATAAGACTTACTATTATCTTGATGattgttttgtttacaaattcTGAAATTTGTAATCATACTGCGGCCGATTATGCAAAGGAACATATTTTTGAATCAATTCTAAAGTAACGAttcatttgattttgatatttctgTTTCATATACATGAAATGCTATATTAAATGTAGCAACAAAACATACGAGTCTCGTAGTGCATTTCCTTTTTGAACGGAGATGTTTTTATCCTAGTGTATTTACTCAGTGTATTGCCTTTTGATGAAATATCATGTCTGCAATGGATTACACGAAGAGAAATGttgttattttcaaattgtacatgACAATAACAGGAAATGTGCAATGAAAACAAGGACAATTTCAAAAGAATAAACAGAAATGTGTACTATTACATACAAAGATGGGTAACATCTTGCGATACACTATTTATTATATAACATACAGAGCTGGTATTCTCTAAGAGCCAGCTCTATAATAATAGTAACTATCGAGCTAGTTAGATCACAAATCAACGAGCTGTATTTTGAAGATACAATACATCATGAAGTGTGGATTGTTCACCATTCTCGTCATCCTTGCAGTACtaggtaaaatataatttcgtCTATTTGTTCATTTGCATTATACTGGTAACATCATACATGTCTTTACAAAGCAATGAATTAACTACAATGAAACAAATGTACATCTTATAATAAACGTTAAATTGAAAGAATTTATTGAATTTCAGAATTAGCATTTCCAAGTGTGAATTTTATTATGAAGATTATAACTATGTGTTTCTGTAATTAGTTGCACTGAAAAATActttgttaagttttttttatttgcctttttatAACAATGGTATATTTGATCCTGAAATCTGCGATCGTTTTTCAAAACTCCTTTTCGAAGAGTCAACCGAAGATTCAATCTGATATAAGAACTTTTCCGAGATGTATTTAACAAAttgcaaacaaaatataaaatcaacaTCTATAAGATTGCATGGTTTTCTGTGCGATAGGATAGCTGTATAAATAACTTCACCCGCATTTCGTATTATCAActattatatttgtgttaataataatatacatatataaatcagTGTAAATTGCTTTGGAACTTACTTAAAATTGACGAATATTGTTGAAAAGAGGCTGTTTTATTAGaaaattgatttaagaaaatctatttttgctttatttgtaatgCTCTCCTTGTTAATGTTCTAATGTTATAttgttgataaattgtttaaaataattttatcgttCACTCGTTATCATGTCACACGGCGCTAAAAAGGTTTATGGTTTCCACTTGTTTGAAGATAACATTTTTTGTGTTGATAAATCAGAACGCTCAAACGCCAAAACTAAAAAGAcaagaaaaaatatgtataaagccttAAATTCGTCAGAAGCGTTTAACCAATATCTTTGCATGAAAAATAAGTTTCTTTATGACTACAACATATTTCAACGTTTacacagaagaaaaacaaaagcaaaaaacaaaaacattttaatatggtgAACAATCATGATTTGGGACAGAAATGCGGTcaatgtaaaataaagcttgACTATCTATACAgataaacaataaaaatcataACAGCTAAATCGCTGAACTATAAAGCGTTTAAAGCGCAATAAAACAAAAGAACACATTACTTTTGCTATTTTTACCATGTGCTATTATTTTCCTGACCTTTCATTGATGTATGCATTATATTATTCTTTAGTGGTAGTTGCAGAATCATATGGTAGAAGATACGGAGGAAGACATTGTATGTATTTAAGGTcatgaaaaaaattgatataatttaatGCCAGGatatattttagataaataaGTATAAAAAAGGGTCAGTTTGACGTGGATGGTccattcttttgaaaaataaaaaacacatgaCAAATTATGAGATTGACTTCGAACAATTTcctatatacttttattttacgTCAATATGCAGTGTTTTTCCACTTACAATTTGTACCTATTGGGATTAATCTTATTTCGAGGGTAGCAATTTTCGTGACTAGTGAACCCTTGCATTTTCGAGGACATTTGATTTCCCTCGTTTTgccaacaatatataaatattctcTGTAAAATAGTGTACCAGAATAAACTATCTCAGCTGtattcaaacaacaaaaataccgaactccaagttGAATTCAAACAGCAGAAGTCCAGAAATTCTAAGGAACTCAAACGTCATTAATCAACTGAACAAGTAAACATTCAGCTCTTGTCTTGATACACACAATCATTATTAGTCGTGCTTACGCCTTTTTGATTCACCTTTTACAGaataagttaaaaacaaaaacatttatgtAATTCAAATGATTCTGATATCCTCCTTTGTAAACATATTGTAGCATTTGTGATTATTCTATTTGTTAGACTATAGGCACATGAAAAGGTATGGAAGAAGACACGTATACAGATACAGTCATACGCACTATGGAGGTAGACACAGATACATTCATAGGTACTATGGACATAGATACGGGTATGGACATAAGCATGTTTATGCTCACGGATATGTTCACCGACCAAGTATTATTCACAGTCATGTTCATGTTCACGGACATGTTCACAGTCATGCCCAAGGTATAAATCTTAAGAATATacactttttcatgtttttttgcaAATATGCAGTTAACTCTTTGGACGtataatagtgtttttttttgtataagctACGAACGTTCATACATGTACAACTATGATGTTTTTTTACCATGAGTAAGATTTAATAAAAAGAGAAAGTGCGTTTGAATATGATATACATTTCTGAAAGAAAACCGATTGGATTCGGTCCGAATTAATTGATAAAACATGTTAGTTATAAAGCGTTTTATTTGAGCAACTCAGGTAAAACATTCACGGATAATTATATATTCATTATGATTTAAAAGAGGAGAAAATTTTCAAACGGATATGCAAAATCATCAGTTGAAACAAACTGATTCTGATATGGCAAATACGAAAAATGATCAAAAACCATAAAGTTTACAAAGAACAACACAAACACTGAAgaccccaacaaaaactggtttgatcgtaggtgctccggaagagtaagagATCCTGCGCTGTATGTCTCATTTAATTACACATTGAGTGATACAGATATTCTATAATGGTCAACAAACTAGTTGTAGCATCCGGAAACCTTTGAAGAGATTATGTCAATTTTATCACTTAGAcctttaattttattaactttctaTTGAATACCAAGTGTACCATTAAAGGAAACCAGAAATAATTGTCAGCAGGTATTCGAGCATaaatcaagttttagttttcctTAAGATTATTATACTTCAGCTTGTGGTCTTCAACTTTAAATTGAGGTCAGTGATCTAGATTGTTCACCGATTTACCTGTATTCAGTCACAATGTATTGTAATAAGAAATATATGACTACAAAATAACAGTATTAAGATGCAAAACAGCAAAGACATGTCTCTATGAAGTTGAGTCACATACATATCATGTCTGTCAACCAATTTTGTGGCTTTTACTGTAAAACTGCTAAAGTGTTGATATCAGTCGTCTTGCGCAAATACCAAATTTTAATCCTTGTACCTATGAGTTTATTCTTATAATTCTTTTCTTGTGTAACGAGCTCAACACTCAAAAATGTCCTTAAAGTATAAAGTGGCACGGACACACCATGTTGGCtaatatatataaacaccatgTGTTTGTACAGTGAATATATTACTGCTTGGAAATGTGGAAATTGCCGATTTCGAAGTTTTAAATTAAGATTCTAATTTGATGTCATCAATCTATGTCAATATCGATGAAAAATACAGatgtagtttaaacatatttatttatagtggtttCGGAAACACGTTttgtaacttatattaatccctttccactttgcggatgTAAAACATACATACTTGTTTCTGATATAACTGACATGCAAGAACTCACTGGTATGTTggtatttgttttgtaaaacactgttataaacttttgtaaaatatacttttttatttttaataccaATCACTTTAGCATACTAGTTTTAAAAGCAATTATCTTTTTCCAGTACACCATAATATAAAGATATTGGCAAAACTAAACAAGCATCTCCATCATCACGTTCAAGAGCACAAAAAGATTGCTTTACAACATATCAAAACCATTGCACAGACGGCCGAACATCATGTCAACAGCATTGAAGATGCGACAAACAGTCACATTGAGAAGGTGAAGGAGGAAGCCGATAAACATATTTATGATATAAACAAGGCCTCCGCGGCTCACCTGCAGCAACTAAAAGCAGCAGCAGATGCACAGATTAAAAGACTTACCGAGCTCgcaaaacaacatttattaacTGCAGAGAAGCAACACCAGGTACATTCCAGTCAACGTGAAGATCAACATAACCGTCACATGAGTGATAAGGACGCAATTAATAAACGACATGAAGAGGCAATGTTATTGATACATAATCAACTACTGCATCCAAAACCCAGCTATTCGAAATAGAAAATCAACATAGCAAATTATAACGcacgaatttaataaaaataaacaaatgttaaagTTTACAAAGATGTTGattttgtttcactttcattttgtGTC contains:
- the LOC139514998 gene encoding uncharacterized protein, whose amino-acid sequence is MKCGLFTILVILAVLVVVAESYGRRYGGRHYYRHMKRYGRRHVYRYSHTHYGGRHRYIHRYYGHRYGYGHKHVYAHGYVHRPSIIHSHVHVHGHVHSHAQVHHNIKILAKLNKHLHHHVQEHKKIALQHIKTIAQTAEHHVNSIEDATNSHIEKVKEEADKHIYDINKASAAHLQQLKAAADAQIKRLTELAKQHLLTAEKQHQVHSSQREDQHNRHMSDKDAINKRHEEAMLLIHNQLLHPKPSYSK